The Peromyscus eremicus chromosome 2, PerEre_H2_v1, whole genome shotgun sequence genome includes the window tggggatgtagttcagtgtcagagtgcttgcctaaaatgcacagggccctgggtttaatccttaGTGCAGCAAATAGGAGggatggaagggagagagggagggagggagggagggagggagggagggagggagggagggaaggaagaactgtttataatatttaaaatgtttcaatattAAAGCATTAGCTTTATGCTCCAACCCTCTTTCTTCCTACTGTAACTGAATTTTTTTCATGACTGTAATATGGTTTTACAGTGAGGGTATGTTTCTAAACGCTAGAACCAAATACACAATCAGCCCCATCAAGATTTACACAGGAGTATTTAATGCAATATGATACCTAAATAGAAAAATTCACACCCAAAGTCAAGTTTTGATGACTTAATCTTTAAAGGAGCCCTGATGCTTTAGACTATGCTATGAGGCTGTTATGGATTAAATCTGATGGATCCTCTAAAGGTTTCTGATTtcaacatttatgtcccaaagcCTTCAAATTTTGAGAAACTTTAGAACGCTTAGGAAGTGTAGGCTTGTTTGTGGATCTCCCTCACCCTGATAAGAGGGGCCAGGAGAGCTTGAAGACAAGATGCAACAAGAAGGTGGATGTCTGCAGTCTCTGCAAGAGGGCCCTCACCAGAACCTGCCTGTGCTATCCGATTCCTCGCCTTGGACTTCTGGCCACCAGGATATAAAAACCGGTTGTTTACATGTCACTTGCTAGAACCCTCACTGATCAAGACACACAAAAGGTACTTGCGTACGTACATTACATTCTTAGGCATCTACAGAAAAGTGCACAAATTTTTAACTAAAAGAGTTAGAGGTATTTATGTGTCCTTGTAGAATTaaggataattttcttttctgcactaatatttaaatatattttctagctTGGTCAAATTAACATGTATTAGGTTAttgaaatgtaaaatgaaaagatgcTCTCCATCACTAATGGCTGTAAAACTACAACGCTACCTCACAACCATTAAGATGGCTACcatgagccaggcggtgatggcacatgcctttaatcccagcactcgggaagcagaagcaggagaatctctgtgagttcaaggccagcctggtctataatgcaagttccaggacagccagggctgttacacagaaaaaccctgtcttgaaaaacaaaaacaaaaacaaaaaataaaaataaaaaaaaggatggctaccatgaaaacaaaacctgaaaataCTAAAGGTTAGCAATTAGAAATGTGAACACTTATATACTGTTGGTGGCAAGTAAAATGGTTTAGTCACTATGGAAAACATTATGATAactcctcaaaaaattaaaaatacaatcaacATGTGAGCCAACAATTTCCCTTTTAGGTATATATCCCAAAGTATTGAAATCAGGGTGTTAAAGAAAACTGTGGATAccaatgttcatagcagcagcaTTTACTGTAGTCAGAGGATGTAACCAATTTAAATGTCCATTGATGGatgaaaagttaaagaaaatatggtCTGTACAAACATTACAATGCTATTCAGCCTTTAAAATGAGTGAAATTTTGATATGTGCTATAACATGGATAAGCTTTGATGACATTATGCTACATTCAATAAGCCAATCACAAAAAGACAATACTATATGATTCCACAGTGGGAAATCGAACTCATCAAGACAGAAAGTAAAATGGTGTTGCTAGGAAATGGGAGAGTTATTGTTGCTAGGAAGTGGGAAGTTATTGTTTGTTAAGTATGGAGTTTCAGTTCTGCAAAATGGAGCATCCTGGAGACTAGGCATATCACTCCTAGTAGTTTTTGCTACTGAACCACACACTTAAAAGAAGAGTTAgggtgccgggtggtggtggcgcatccctttaatcccagcacttggggggcagagccaggtggatctctgtgagttcaaggccagcctggtctacagagtgagctccaggacaggcaccaaaactacacagagaaaccctgtctcagaaaaaaaaaagaagaagaagaggagttaggatgttttttaatgttttacatgGATTTAGATTGTAAGCCCCTTCTAAATTGGTACTCCTTTCAACTTGGTGAATTATATTTTGGAATAATCTGCCGTTTTGGAGAGTGAAAGCTTTCCTTGTGAATTACTCAAGGGAAGAaaatcagagaagagaaaaagaaatgaatggcgGCACCTGCTGTAGGTTCGAGTTCTGCCTGCGACTGTAGTCTGCTGTTCCAAGGAGTTCGTTACTCTGCAAGACCACAGTCAGCCGTGCAAACAGTCCAGTCCAGAAACAAAACCTTAGCTATACCTACTCTCCATGCCTCCACAATCAACTCCTACAAAGTCATAAAACCGCTTTAAAACCAGGGAAGAAAGAGCTTGCGTAAATCCTGGGACTTTGCCTGCAGTCTGCCTGAGGTTCGGTTTGAAGAACTTCCCTTAACTACTACATAACAGCTCCTAGTTTCACTCTTCCCGGAACTAAACTGGCATCCCTTCTGCCGGGTCATCAGAGGGGGGAGGGCTTGTAGTGGATGGCTGTTTGAGCCATACCCTGAAGCACCGCCCTAGTAACAGTTATACCGcgaggtacatgcccctggggcgtggccactagggacccttaagacctaggGTGCACCTATGCAGCTCTCGGCTACCTCGTGGTTTAGATGCTGAGATCCCGGACCAAGCCGTTCAGCAtaggacatagctcagcttttcCCAGACCCTACGATAAACTTCCCgtggttgtgagttaacccccaaataaattcctttgatcattaagctgATTCCGTGGGTTGCTAATGATTTAATCACATTAAGGGCTGGGTGGTCATCAAATGTGTACTCAATGCTTGCTGAAATTTACTTCCTTACACAAAAAATATAGCAcatttgtggctggagagatggctcagcatcagctgcttctccagaggacccaggttcaattctcaggacccacatgaggGAGTGTTCAcagctatctataactccagttataggaaatctgatgccctctctggcctccacaggcactgcacgcacatggtacacaggcatgTACATtcagaacactcatatacatatacatatacccatATATATGTACAGTGCACATTTAGTAAGAGAAATgaaatataacaaaaacaaaaagagaaaaaggaaattggCATTTGGCCAAGAGCTTACATTGTGCCAAGCTCTATGGGAGCCTCTAATTTCAATGGTTGTTTCCTATataattcttaattatttttattataatttttgttttcttggtttgggaaCATTTATTCATTGTCTGAGGATTACAGATGACATTTACTCAACAATCGTGCAATATGTTAGTAGCCACTCTAACTTTATAGATTTTGTAAGGAACTCCAGCAATCCACGAGGTGACTTAGGCTACCCCCATTAGGAAAATGATACATCACCACCaccctttgttttgagacacagtgaAGATCAGCGAAGGCCCAGCCTGACTCCAAATTCACCATCTTCTCCTACGTGTTAGAATTGCTGTCTTCCTTTTTGAATAAATTAAGGATCATATGAAAATAAATGGTGATTCTGGCAGAAATATTTCCAACAGACACACCATAGACCTTGTGGGGGGCCCTACCCCCACctttcccagggtactcttgaggagagagggacgagaggaaagacagaaacacaggatagcttcaggaggacatGGGTCAATACCTAATGgctcagaactttattccaaagggctttttataacaatgtcatggggtgaggcaaaagacctcccccttgttagatacagccaagtgcagacccttccaaatacctggtacccaggcccatggtccaatcatcccctttatgcagccctgcttgGTAATGCAAGCTCAGTCTCACTGGGTTCTGTGGGTTCCCACAAAACCTATACTTTTGCCATGCTTGTTTTCTGAATTCACAATTCTCCCTAACATTGTAACtagtaattatttaaaaaatcatatgtaAGGGATATATCAGTTGTGTATAAAGATATCAAACACAGTGTTCTGATATCCATATAcatgatgaaataaataatacGGTCAAGAATACCAACACATTATTGCATACAATTGCTTGCTTGTGTGTGGTTCTATTAAGTcgtatttgaaaattatttaattcTTTCATCACAAGATTCTCATAGAGAGTGTGTTAATGAGTAAGGTAGTTACCTTTCTTTGAAATTTATGTGTCACTTAGACGTTATCTGGGGTATACTAATGTACGTGTAGCCTTTTTtcttataattaaatatttaccaTAATGGAATTTAAAATCTAGCTTGATGGAAACGCCATTGCTAAGTGTAGGCTATTCATGACAACAACTTTACAGTATCTCCTTCTTTAGGCTGTTAATAGCTACATTAGCATATTCTAAGATTCCAATAGCCCGGGTTCCCTTTGGTTTCTCTTGGGAAACACATAATAGACTTTTTCACTTAGACTCTCCATTAACCCAATTGCTTTATAGTGATTTTACATTGTCCCCCTTGTCTTTTGAATAAACGTGTACAAGATGGACAGACTGTGTCTATCTTTAATTTATACGCTTTTGATCTTCAAAAAGCACCTATATGTGGTGTATTTACAATACCTGATATTCAGGCATGTCAAATATTTTAATGCTATTATTCCAATGGCCATCATAATTAGTGAATTAAAACCACTTTGAAAATGATTTCCACCCTTTCCGGTGGTGACGACCTCCCTCTGAGAACATGCCTCTCACAAAGGATCTCCTTCATCCCTctccagaagagaaaaagaggaaacacaagaaaaactGCCTGGTGCAGAGCCCCAATTCCTACTTTATGGAGGTGCAATGCCCAGGATGCTGTAAGATCACCACGGTCTTTAACCATGCACAGACGGTGGTCTTGTGTGTTGGCTGCTCCACTGTCCTCTGTCAGCCCACAGGTGGAAAAGCATGGCTGACAGAAGGATGCTCCTTCAGGAGGAAGCAGCACTGGAAAGCACCTGATTCAAGATAAGTGGGAACCAGCCCAATCAACACATTTTggatacaaaagaaaagaaaagaaaagaaaagaaaagaaaagaaaagaaaagaaaagaaaagaaaagaaaagaaaatgatttccaAAGGTGAAAAAAGAGTATTCAtcaataaattcttttttaattaatatttttcttttttaatttttaaatttgtgtgtgtgtgtgtgtgagagagagagagagagagagagaggagagggagagaaagagagagagagagaggtctcatatatcccaggttggcttgaattcactatgcagccaaggatgaccttgaacttcttatcctcctACCTATACCTATAaattactgggattacaggcatgatccATGATGTATGGTTTATATGATACCGGGAACTGagcccaaggcttcatgcatgccaggcaagtacttcATCAATTGAACTACTTCCAAGGTCCCTCTTCTCATTAATATTTCTAAAAGATTCAACATCTAATTTTGTCTCTCAGCCTGCTTACATCTTGCTCCTTGGCTGCTCTCTCTAAGGTGATGAACATTTGACAAAAGAATTTTAGCCCCAGCCAGACTGATGAATCACAGGTAGTAAGGTCAATCCTCAGCCTTATTACATGGTTGATTGACTTCGAAGTTCAAGTGTtgtccaggtggtggtgatgcacccctttaatcccagcattagggagtcaaaggcaggcagatctcggtgagttcgaggccagtctgttctac containing:
- the LOC131904761 gene encoding small ribosomal subunit protein eS27-like codes for the protein MPLTKDLLHPSPEEKKRKHKKNCLVQSPNSYFMEVQCPGCCKITTVFNHAQTVVLCVGCSTVLCQPTGGKAWLTEGCSFRRKQHWKAPDSR